Proteins encoded by one window of Torulaspora delbrueckii CBS 1146 chromosome 2, complete genome:
- the FUS3 gene encoding mitogen-activated serine/threonine-protein kinase FUS3 (similar to Saccharomyces cerevisiae FUS3 (YBL016W); ancestral locus Anc_8.162): protein MGKRVLLFNISSEFQLKSLLGEGAYGVVCSAVHKPTGELVAIKKIEPFDKPLFALRTLREIKLLKHFHHENIVSIFDIQRPDSFENFNEVYIIQELMQTDLHRVIATQQLTDDHIQYFLYQTLRALKTLHGSNVIHRDLKPSNLLINANCDLKVCDFGLARIAEPGNDLSQDSNPQCGLTEYVATRWYRAPEVMLTAAQYSAAMDVWSCGCILAELFLKRPLFPGRDYRHQLTLIFGVLGTPRGRDLRAVPSRRAREYIATLPRSEGIVPLARVFPPGTSPEGIDLLRRMLRFDPRGRITAEQALAHPYLRTYHDPRDEPSGEAISPGFFTFDRQKDVLTTKDLKRMLWDEIFISS, encoded by the coding sequence ATGGGCAAAAGAGTGCTACTTTTCAATATCTCTAGTGAATTTCAACTAAAATCCCTTCTAGGCGAAGGAGCTTATGGAGTAGTGTGTTCCGCCGTGCACAAGCCCACAGGCGAACTAGTCGCTATAAAGAAAATCGAGCCCTTCGACAAACCATTATTTGCACTACGTACTTTACGCGAGATCAAACTACTGAAACATTTCCATCATGAAAATATAGTCTCCATATTCGATATCCAAAGACCAGAttcctttgaaaatttcaatgaagtCTATATCATACAAGAATTAATGCAAACAGATTTGCACCGAGTAATCGCTACACAACAACTTACAGACGATCATATCCAATATTTCCTATACCAAACTTTAAGAGCACTAAAAACGCTTCACGGTTCTAACGTGATCCATCGAGATCTAAAGCCTTCCAACTTGTTAATCAACGCTAATTGCGACCTCAAGGTCTGCGATTTCGGTCTAGCACGAATCGCCGAACCAGGAAACGACCTCTCCCAGGATTCGAACCCGCAATGCGGACTTACCGAATACGTTGCCACCCGCTGGTACAGAGCGCCGGAAGTTATGTTAACAGCCGCGCAGTACTCGGCGGCTATGGACGTGTGGTCGTGTGGCTGTATACTAGCCGAGCTATTCTTAAAGAGACCGCTGTTCCCGGGGCGCGATTACCGACACCAACTAACGCTGATTTTTGGCGTATTGGGAACGCCCCGGGGACGCGACCTCCGGGCTGTTCCTTCAAGACGCGCTCGTGAGTACATCGCTACTTTGCCCCGGAGCGAAGGAATCGTCCCCTTGGCGCGCGTTTTCCCTCCGGGGACCAGCCCTGAGGGCATCGATTTATTGCGCAGGATGCTCAGGTTCGATCCTCGTGGGCGGATTACAGCTGAGCAAGCACTTGCACATCCATACTTGCGAACTTATCACGATCCTCGTGATGAGCCCTCAGGCGAGGCTATTTCCCCcggtttcttcacttttgaCCGTCAAAAAGATGTGCTGACCACCAAGGATCTTAAACGTATGTTGTGGGATGAAATCTTTATTTCATCGTAG
- the TDEL0B04510 gene encoding Mg-dependent acid phosphatase (similar to Saccharomyces cerevisiae YER134C; ancestral locus Anc_8.160a), with amino-acid sequence MTKYPEVAAFDLDYTVWPCYCDTHITPPFKPVKSPNGEVHTLIDSRGYEISFYKDVPRIISDLKEHGAKVISASRTWAPEIAKEMLQDFKIKYQGEIIPMIQLFDDLEWGERSKIGHLKDGLKKLYGHDDLKKHKMCLFDDESRNKEVERHGVKFVYVSDPEKGVTWKLYQSYLSNSA; translated from the coding sequence ATGACGAAATATCCTGAAGTTGCTGCATTCGATCTAGATTATACAGTCTGGCCATGTTATTGTGATACGCACATTACACCACCTTTTAAACCGGTCAAGAGCCCTAATGGTGAAGTCCACACATTGATCGACAGTCGAGGCTACGAGATCTCTTTTTACAAGGATGTTCCAAGAATAATCAGTGACTTAAAAGAGCATGGTGCCAAGGTTATTTCTGCGTCAAGAACATGGGCTCCTGAGATTGCCAAGGAAATGCTTCAGGACTTCAAGATAAAATATCAAGGAGAGATCATCCCAATGATTCAATTATTCGACGATTTGGAATGGGGAGAAAGAAGTAAGATCGGGCATTTGAAGGATGGTTTAAAAAAACTCTATGGTCATGATGATTTAAAGAAACATAAGATGTGTCTGTTTGACGATGAAAGTAGAAATAAAGAAGTTGAACGTCATGGTGTCAAATTTGTTTATGTCAGTGACCCAGAGAAGGGCGTGACGTGGAAGCTTTATCAAAGTTATTTGAGTAATTCTGCATAA
- the ACH1 gene encoding acetyl-CoA hydrolase (similar to Saccharomyces cerevisiae ACH1 (YBL015W); ancestral locus Anc_8.161): MTVSNLLKERVRYAPYLKKVKQAHELVPLFKTGQNLGWSGFTGVGAPKAIPSALVEHVEKNGLQGQLRFNLFVGASAGPEECLWAEHDMIARRAPHQVGKPISKAINAGHINFFDKHLSMFPQDLTYGYYTRDRTDNKILDYTIIEATAIKEDGSIVPGPSVGGSPEFLSVSDKIIIEVNTATPSFEGLHDIDMPVNPPYRQPYPYVKVDDKCGVDSIAVDPERVIALVESKTRDIVPPNTPSDEMSRAIANHLVEFFRDEVRHGRLPENLHPLQSGIGNIANAVIEGLTDADFKHLTVWTEVLQDSFLDLFENGSLDYATATSVRLTEKGFDRLFKNWDQFKHKLCLRSQVVSNNPEMIRRLGVIAMNTPVEVDIYAHANSTNVNGSRMLNGLGGSADFLRNAKLSIMHAPSARPTKVDPTGISSIVPMASHVDQTEHDLDIVVTDQGLADLRGLAPRERAREIINNCAHPDYRDLLTDYLQRSEHYAQKHGCLHEPHMLKNAHKFHTNLIEKGTMKVDAWDPVD, encoded by the coding sequence ATGACTGTGTCGAATCTTCTAAAAGAAAGGGTTAGATATGCGCcttatttgaaaaaagttaAACAAGCTCACGAATTGGTGCCGTTGTTTAAGACCGGACAAAACCTTGGTTGGTCTGGTTTCACTGGTGTAGGTGCTCCAAAAGCTATTCCATCCGCGCTTGTCGAACATGTGGAAAAGAACGGTCTCCAGGGACAACTGCGTTTCAACTTATTTGTCGGGGCGTCTGCGGGGCCCGAAGAGTGCCTATGGGCGGAACACGATATGATCGCCAGAAGAGCTCCTCATCAAGTTGGGAAACCAATCTCGAAGGCCATCAATGCTGGTCAtatcaatttttttgataAGCATTTATCCATGTTTCCTCAGGATTTGACATATGGTTACTATACGCGTGATCGTACTGATAATAAGATTTTGGATTATACCATTATTGAGGCCACAGCGATCAAGGAGGATGGGTCTATTGTGCCTGGTCCTTCCGTTGGTGGATCCCCAGAGTTTTTGTCAGTTTCGGATAAGATCATTATCGAGGTTAATACCGCAACGCCGTCTTTTGAGGGTCTGCACGATATTGATATGCCTGTGAATCCTCCTTATAGACAGCCATACCCATATGTGAAGGTTGACGACAAGTGTGGTGTTGATTCTATCGCAGTGGATCCGGAGAGGGTTATTGCGCTGGTCGAATCGAAAACCAGAGATATTGTTCCTCCAAATACTCCATCTGATGAGATGTCTCGTGCCATCGCGAATCACTTAGTCGAATTCTTCAGAGATGAGGTTAGACATGGTAGATTACCAGAGAACCTGCATCCTTTGCAAAGTGGGATCGGTAACATTGCTAATGCGGTGATCGAAGGTTTGACCGATGCTGATTTCAAACATCTAACTGTGTGGACTGAAGTCTTGCAGGATTCGTTCCTAGATTTGTTCGAAAATGGATCTTTGGACTACGCAACGGCAACTTCTGTAAGATTGACCGAGAAAGGCTTTGATAGGctgttcaagaattgggATCAATTCAAACACAAACTTTGCCTAAGATCACAAGTTGTTTCAAATAACCCAGAGATGATTCGTCGTCTAGGTGTTATCGCTATGAACACTCCAGTGGAAGTAGACATTTACGCACACGCAAACTCGACAAACGTCAATGGGTCCAGAATGTTGAATGGTCTTGGTGGTTCggcagatttcttgagaaacGCCAAGTTGTCCATCATGCACGCTCCATCGGCAAGACCAACAAAGGTGGACCCAACGGGTATCTCCTCCATTGTGCCCATGGCTTCTCACGTCGACCAAACCGAGCACGATCTGGATATCGTGGTTACTGACCAAGGTTTGGCAGACTTGAGAGGTTTGGCACCAAGAGAAAGAGCCCGCGAGATTATCAACAACTGTGCTCATCCAGATTACAGAGATTTGCTCACAGACTACCTGCAAAGATCGGAACATTACGCACAAAAGCATGGTTGTCTACATGAACCTCATATGTTGAAGAATGCTCATAAATTCCATACGAACTTAATCGAAAAGGGTACCATGAAGGTCGATGCTTGGGATCCAGTCGACTAA